One part of the Thermanaeromonas sp. C210 genome encodes these proteins:
- a CDS encoding hydrogenase 4 subunit F — protein MGENILFYLPAVPLGTALLAFGIRSRRVVEVVHFAGIGIVAFLSLLLVQYVLNGQRLFALGEMLYADSLTAVLILIIGVLGFLNGFYSIGYMRYDLERGEVDERGVCSYYGFYHILLFTMVLSALSNNIALMWVAVEATTLGSAFLVGFYKYKTSAEAAWKYVLICSVGLAFALYGTILTYSNAFAVVQDAHRAMLWTELVRMARGLDPQVMKLAFVFILIGFGTKVGLVPMHTWLPDTYSESPSPVSALLSGVLMKCALFAIVKYYTIALQAVGQEFTQTLLLIFGLLSVGVSAFFILVQNDIQRKLAYSSVEHVGIIATGLGAGGPLGILAALFHAVNHSITKSLLFCTVGNVTLKYGTRDSQKIRGMFKVAPATAFIFATGLLAVVGSPPFSVFISEFMTLTAGLQAGYFWPMILFLILLVIVFVAFFILISETVLGSPPEDLPRGDLSWLTLLPLGILFLLMAGLGIYLPAPLNGLLQSAVSVVLGGAI, from the coding sequence GTGGGGGAGAATATTTTATTCTACTTGCCTGCGGTACCGCTGGGGACGGCCCTTTTGGCCTTCGGGATAAGGTCCCGGCGTGTAGTAGAGGTCGTGCACTTTGCCGGGATCGGTATAGTGGCTTTTCTCTCCCTGCTGCTGGTGCAGTACGTACTTAACGGACAAAGGTTATTCGCCCTTGGAGAAATGCTCTACGCCGATAGCCTGACGGCGGTCCTTATTCTTATTATCGGGGTACTGGGGTTTCTGAACGGCTTTTACTCTATAGGATATATGCGATACGATCTAGAACGTGGTGAAGTAGATGAGAGGGGCGTCTGCTCTTATTACGGTTTTTACCATATACTTTTGTTCACCATGGTTCTCTCTGCCCTATCCAATAATATTGCCCTTATGTGGGTGGCAGTGGAGGCAACCACGTTAGGTTCAGCCTTCCTGGTCGGGTTCTATAAATATAAGACTTCGGCGGAAGCTGCCTGGAAGTACGTCCTGATCTGCAGCGTTGGCCTGGCCTTTGCCCTGTACGGGACCATCCTGACCTACTCCAACGCCTTTGCCGTGGTACAGGATGCTCACAGGGCGATGCTATGGACCGAGTTAGTAAGGATGGCCCGGGGTCTCGACCCGCAGGTGATGAAACTGGCCTTTGTGTTCATTTTGATCGGTTTCGGGACCAAGGTGGGCCTGGTTCCTATGCACACATGGCTACCTGATACTTATAGCGAATCTCCAAGCCCGGTTAGTGCCTTGCTGTCGGGTGTACTGATGAAGTGTGCGCTATTTGCGATAGTAAAATATTATACCATTGCCTTGCAGGCCGTCGGCCAGGAGTTCACGCAGACCCTGCTCCTCATTTTTGGCCTTTTGTCTGTGGGTGTCTCGGCTTTCTTCATCCTGGTGCAGAACGATATCCAAAGGAAGCTGGCTTACAGTAGTGTTGAGCATGTAGGCATCATCGCCACCGGCCTGGGCGCAGGAGGGCCGCTGGGAATACTTGCCGCGCTCTTTCACGCCGTAAACCATAGTATTACTAAATCCCTTCTGTTTTGCACGGTGGGCAATGTGACTCTCAAGTATGGTACCAGGGACTCCCAGAAGATTAGAGGTATGTTCAAGGTAGCCCCCGCTACTGCCTTTATTTTTGCAACCGGGCTTCTGGCTGTGGTCGGTTCACCGCCTTTTAGCGTCTTCATAAGCGAGTTTATGACCCTGACGGCGGGCCTGCAAGCTGGATATTTCTGGCCGATGATACTCTTTCTTATCTTGCTGGTCATCGTCTTTGTCGCCTTTTTTATCCTGATAAGTGAAACGGTCCTCGGTTCCCCTCCGGAAGATCTACCCCGGGGTGATCTCAGCTGGCTGACCTTGTTGCCTCTGGGGATCCTGTTTCTGCTCATGGCCGGGCTGGGGATATATCTACCTGCTCCGTTAAATGGATTGCTGCAGAGCGCAGTGAGCGTTGTCCTGGGAGGGGCGATATAG
- the hypA gene encoding hydrogenase maturation nickel metallochaperone HypA, which produces MHELSLTTELLKLLEHDAQQKGIKRIRKVKLVIGAMTSVLPSALEFSFYALKEGPLFEGAQLEIEERPGRGHCQDCLAEVVLDNWCIMCPSCGSRRVSIDQGRELYIDFYEGE; this is translated from the coding sequence ATGCATGAACTGTCCCTTACAACTGAGTTATTAAAGCTATTGGAACACGATGCCCAACAGAAAGGTATAAAGCGCATACGGAAAGTTAAGCTGGTGATAGGGGCCATGACCTCGGTTTTACCGTCTGCCCTGGAGTTTTCTTTTTACGCGCTTAAAGAAGGACCGTTGTTTGAGGGAGCCCAATTGGAGATAGAGGAAAGGCCTGGGCGGGGACATTGCCAAGATTGCCTGGCGGAAGTAGTTCTGGATAATTGGTGTATTATGTGCCCTTCCTGCGGGTCGAGGAGGGTTTCTATAGACCAAGGAAGGGAGCTTTATATTGATTTTTATGAGGGCGAATGA
- a CDS encoding heme NO-binding domain-containing protein, which yields MKGIIFSVLQEYAGNRHGDEGREAFRRATGLITPLATSDYPDEKVAAAVGALAELSGKKPEEVLADFGRYFVAESPLVQKTYAAHFRNAKDAKDFLMKMDSVHVQTTKTLPGATPPRFDYEDRNSEVVVVYRSERRLCPLLKGLIEGIGLRYNGRPLSWREEACMLRGAKACRVAVRF from the coding sequence ATGAAAGGTATTATCTTTTCTGTGCTCCAGGAGTACGCCGGGAACCGGCACGGCGACGAGGGAAGGGAAGCCTTTAGGAGGGCGACCGGGCTGATAACGCCGCTCGCCACTTCAGACTATCCCGATGAGAAAGTGGCGGCGGCCGTGGGGGCGCTGGCCGAGCTTTCCGGCAAGAAGCCGGAGGAGGTGCTGGCCGATTTCGGCCGCTACTTCGTGGCGGAATCACCCTTAGTGCAGAAGACCTATGCGGCGCATTTTAGGAATGCCAAGGATGCCAAAGATTTCCTCATGAAGATGGACTCCGTCCACGTCCAGACCACCAAAACCCTGCCAGGAGCCACACCCCCGCGGTTCGATTACGAGGACCGGAACAGCGAGGTGGTGGTCGTCTACCGTAGCGAGAGGAGGCTCTGCCCGCTGCTAAAGGGTCTGATCGAGGGCATAGGGCTGCGATATAACGGTAGGCCGCTGTCCTGGCGCGAAGAGGCCTGCATGTTGCGCGGGGCCAAGGCCTGCCGCGTGGCCGTGAGGTTCTAG
- a CDS encoding formate hydrogenlyase complex iron-sulfur subunit — MLKLLKKTLQVGQATVEYPFKPVEVAPGFRGKPVYNFSRCIACGACATACPPNAITMDCDLERGIKSWNINYGRCIFCGRCEEVCPTGAIALSAEFELAAARKEDLYCRAEVQLCKCISCGEYFGPSRELEYVLAILKQARLLESGHEGWEQLLKVCPKCRRRKIAGSGAKALGARARF, encoded by the coding sequence GTGCTAAAATTGCTTAAAAAAACGCTGCAGGTCGGGCAAGCTACTGTTGAGTATCCCTTTAAACCAGTAGAGGTGGCACCTGGCTTTCGCGGAAAACCGGTTTATAACTTTAGCCGGTGTATAGCGTGCGGGGCCTGTGCTACTGCTTGCCCGCCCAATGCCATTACCATGGACTGCGATTTAGAGCGGGGGATTAAGTCCTGGAATATAAACTACGGCCGCTGCATTTTCTGCGGCCGCTGTGAGGAAGTATGCCCTACGGGCGCCATCGCCCTTTCGGCAGAATTTGAATTGGCCGCCGCCAGAAAGGAGGATCTTTACTGCCGGGCTGAGGTCCAGCTCTGTAAGTGCATCTCCTGTGGGGAATACTTTGGACCCTCTCGCGAGCTGGAATACGTTCTGGCCATCCTGAAACAGGCAAGATTGCTGGAGAGCGGCCATGAAGGCTGGGAGCAACTCCTTAAAGTATGCCCGAAGTGCCGGCGTCGGAAGATCGCGGGGAGTGGAGCTAAAGCCCTTGGGGCGAGGGCAAGGTTCTAG
- a CDS encoding NADH-quinone oxidoreductase subunit B family protein, with the protein MDQEVKLAELKAKLKNVIKRSVYVYRVDCGGCNGCEIEIFAAISPVYDPERFGIKVVASPRHADVLLFTGPMTRAMRLPAIRAYKAAPDPKIVVAYGACGCSGGIFHDCYCVWGGADSLFPVDVYIPGCPPTPAATLYGLAMALDLLQQKIKGEQLVETEVTRVTPKYEGVCPDLAKDIEREARRLSGYLHGRRIAAQYLEFVREKDPLAVDRKIKELVKQEKDPRLAEIFLSLHKIYMERVGHNAG; encoded by the coding sequence ATGGACCAGGAAGTAAAACTGGCAGAGCTAAAGGCCAAGCTTAAAAACGTTATAAAACGCTCCGTCTATGTGTACCGGGTAGACTGTGGTGGGTGCAACGGGTGTGAGATTGAAATTTTCGCCGCTATCTCACCTGTTTATGACCCGGAAAGGTTCGGGATCAAAGTGGTAGCCTCCCCACGGCATGCCGATGTTCTTCTCTTCACCGGACCCATGACCAGGGCTATGCGGCTTCCGGCTATACGGGCGTATAAAGCGGCACCCGACCCCAAAATCGTGGTAGCTTACGGCGCGTGTGGCTGTAGCGGTGGTATCTTTCACGACTGTTACTGTGTGTGGGGAGGGGCTGATAGCCTTTTCCCGGTAGATGTATATATTCCCGGCTGTCCTCCCACTCCGGCAGCGACCTTGTACGGCCTGGCTATGGCCCTGGATTTGCTCCAGCAAAAGATTAAAGGAGAGCAGTTGGTAGAAACGGAGGTCACCCGGGTTACTCCGAAATATGAAGGGGTTTGCCCCGACCTGGCTAAAGACATCGAGCGGGAGGCCCGCCGTTTGAGCGGTTACCTGCATGGCCGGCGCATAGCCGCGCAATATCTCGAGTTCGTGAGGGAAAAAGACCCGCTGGCGGTAGACCGGAAAATTAAAGAGCTGGTAAAGCAAGAAAAAGATCCGCGACTGGCCGAAATTTTTTTGAGCTTGCACAAGATTTATATGGAGAGGGTAGGCCATAATGCCGGGTAA
- the hypB gene encoding hydrogenase nickel incorporation protein HypB: protein MRVIMAQKILQANQDIAGQNRKRLSPILTVNLIGSPGAGKTALLERTIASLKREFSVGVIEGDIYTTLDAERIAGQGVQVVQINTEGACHLDASMVYRALQEIDLSALDLIFIENVGNLVCPAEFDLGEDYKVALLSVTEGSDKPAKYPLVFREAQAVVVTKADLLPHTNFDLQAVEEEIKEANPAVKIFVTSAQTGEGLEAWCLWLKDAVQKKKSLSATG from the coding sequence GTGAGGGTAATAATGGCTCAAAAAATTCTCCAGGCCAATCAAGATATAGCCGGGCAAAACCGCAAGCGTCTATCCCCAATACTAACCGTCAATCTGATAGGTTCTCCTGGTGCGGGTAAAACCGCACTCTTAGAAAGGACCATAGCCTCATTAAAAAGGGAATTTAGCGTCGGGGTGATTGAAGGTGATATCTACACCACCCTCGATGCCGAGCGTATTGCCGGGCAGGGCGTACAAGTTGTCCAGATCAATACTGAAGGGGCGTGTCACCTGGATGCCAGTATGGTCTACAGAGCGTTGCAAGAGATTGACCTGTCAGCCCTGGACCTTATATTTATCGAAAATGTAGGCAACCTGGTATGTCCGGCCGAATTTGACTTGGGTGAGGATTACAAGGTGGCGCTGTTGAGCGTCACTGAAGGCAGCGATAAGCCGGCCAAGTATCCCTTGGTATTTCGTGAAGCCCAGGCAGTAGTAGTTACAAAGGCAGATCTCTTACCGCACACTAACTTTGATTTGCAGGCTGTCGAAGAAGAGATTAAGGAAGCCAATCCTGCTGTGAAGATTTTTGTAACCTCAGCCCAAACCGGTGAGGGTCTGGAGGCCTGGTGTTTATGGCTGAAAGATGCTGTGCAGAAGAAAAAAAGCTTGTCCGCTACCGGATAA
- the hycI gene encoding hydrogenase maturation peptidase HycI, producing the protein MKGLVITVGNELMGDDGAGPLLARLLEQKRIPGWQVTDGGSAPENYLHQVRELKPQVVVLVDACEMNLPPGSIRLLSESDIACEFILSTHRLPLSFFISALKELVSEVYFIGIQPAVVAFGWPVSPEVRRAVEIVYQKLQAGKLDFPYLGGQRPVEAKHKAARA; encoded by the coding sequence GTGAAGGGGCTAGTGATTACAGTGGGCAACGAGCTGATGGGCGATGACGGAGCCGGGCCGCTTTTGGCCCGGCTTTTAGAACAAAAGCGTATACCAGGGTGGCAGGTTACTGACGGCGGGTCGGCGCCCGAGAATTACCTGCACCAGGTACGGGAGTTAAAACCGCAGGTGGTAGTACTGGTTGATGCCTGTGAGATGAACCTGCCGCCCGGGAGCATACGCCTCCTTTCTGAAAGTGACATTGCCTGCGAGTTTATTTTGTCCACGCATAGGTTACCTTTGTCATTCTTCATCTCAGCTTTGAAGGAACTGGTGTCGGAAGTCTATTTTATTGGTATCCAGCCTGCAGTAGTTGCCTTTGGTTGGCCGGTGTCTCCTGAAGTAAGGCGAGCAGTAGAGATCGTGTATCAAAAGTTACAAGCCGGAAAGCTCGATTTTCCCTACCTTGGTGGACAACGCCCTGTAGAGGCAAAGCACAAGGCCGCCAGGGCGTAG
- a CDS encoding NADH-quinone oxidoreductase subunit C: MPKETKSEQDRKKYVKALRSKFGAVILEESWQTPDQVTLTVELNSLPEVVEEVYYGQGGWLSNVVGNDERSLNGHFAVYYVLSIEEERDPHKNFWLTVKALVPSHKPQFPSVTPRVPAAVWYEREVRDMLGLEPVGLPDARRLVLPDDWPENLYPLRKDMDYRLRPDPVAEEENYEFIEVEGEGIVEVPLGPLHITSDEPGHFRLFVDGEYIVDADYRLFYVHRGLEKLAENRMDYDQVTFLAERICGICGYAHSVAYAAAVETANGIEVPPRAQYTRTILLEVERVHSHLLNLGLAAHLVGFDSGFMHFFRVREKAMQMAEILTGGRKTYGINLIGGVRRDILKEEKDRVLRLISQIRSELDELIDMLLNTPNFISRTQGVGRLDPKVARDFSPVGPNMRGSGYVRDTRADHPYGAYDRVSWDVISKDGCDVLSRELVRAEELYESLKIIEWCLIEMPPGPVLVEGFTYKPGTYALGYVEAPRGENVHWVMTGNDQKVYRWRPRASTYNNWPALRYMFRGNTVSDAPLIVASIDPCYSCAERVTVVDVRKKKAKTIEYKELERYCRERKYSPLKV; the protein is encoded by the coding sequence ATGCCAAAGGAAACGAAATCCGAACAGGACAGGAAAAAATATGTGAAGGCCCTGCGCTCTAAGTTTGGAGCGGTTATCCTGGAAGAAAGCTGGCAAACGCCGGATCAAGTAACCCTGACGGTGGAACTTAACTCCCTCCCAGAAGTGGTGGAAGAAGTGTATTATGGGCAGGGTGGGTGGCTCTCTAATGTGGTCGGAAATGATGAGCGCAGCTTGAACGGACACTTTGCGGTATACTACGTTTTATCTATCGAGGAAGAAAGGGATCCCCATAAAAACTTCTGGCTGACGGTGAAGGCCCTGGTTCCTTCCCATAAACCCCAATTCCCCTCGGTAACCCCGCGGGTACCGGCGGCTGTATGGTACGAACGGGAGGTGCGGGATATGCTGGGGCTGGAGCCGGTGGGCCTCCCGGATGCGCGGAGACTGGTATTGCCCGATGACTGGCCGGAAAACCTGTATCCCCTGCGGAAGGATATGGATTACCGGTTACGCCCTGACCCGGTAGCAGAAGAAGAAAACTATGAGTTTATCGAAGTAGAAGGAGAGGGTATTGTCGAGGTACCCCTAGGTCCACTGCATATTACTTCCGACGAGCCCGGGCACTTCCGCCTCTTTGTGGATGGCGAGTATATAGTGGACGCTGACTACCGCCTTTTCTACGTGCACCGGGGCCTGGAGAAACTGGCTGAAAACCGCATGGACTACGACCAGGTTACTTTCTTGGCCGAGCGGATCTGTGGCATCTGCGGTTACGCCCATAGTGTGGCGTATGCTGCGGCGGTGGAAACGGCCAACGGGATTGAGGTACCGCCGCGGGCCCAATATACCCGCACCATCCTGCTCGAGGTGGAGAGGGTGCACAGCCACCTCTTAAATCTAGGGCTGGCGGCCCACCTGGTGGGTTTCGATTCGGGGTTCATGCATTTCTTCCGGGTACGGGAGAAGGCTATGCAAATGGCCGAAATTCTCACCGGAGGCCGGAAAACCTACGGCATTAACCTTATTGGAGGAGTGCGGCGGGATATTTTAAAAGAGGAGAAAGACCGGGTCTTGCGATTAATTTCCCAGATCCGGTCTGAACTGGATGAACTCATCGATATGCTGCTAAATACTCCCAACTTTATCTCGCGAACCCAAGGAGTAGGCCGCCTGGACCCCAAAGTAGCCCGGGACTTTAGCCCGGTGGGCCCTAATATGCGAGGTTCCGGATATGTCCGGGATACGCGGGCGGACCACCCTTATGGGGCCTACGACCGGGTATCCTGGGACGTCATTTCCAAAGATGGGTGCGACGTTCTTTCCAGGGAACTGGTACGGGCAGAAGAGCTATATGAGTCCTTAAAAATTATTGAGTGGTGTTTGATAGAAATGCCTCCCGGCCCGGTCCTCGTGGAGGGGTTTACCTATAAACCGGGAACCTACGCCCTGGGATATGTGGAAGCTCCCAGGGGAGAAAATGTCCACTGGGTAATGACAGGAAACGACCAGAAGGTGTATCGGTGGAGGCCGCGAGCTTCTACCTATAATAACTGGCCAGCCCTGCGGTATATGTTTCGCGGCAATACGGTGTCTGACGCGCCGCTAATTGTGGCCAGCATCGACCCCTGCTACTCCTGTGCGGAAAGGGTTACGGTGGTCGATGTGCGTAAAAAGAAGGCGAAGACTATTGAATACAAGGAACTGGAAAGATACTGCCGGGAAAGAAAATACTCGCCGCTAAAAGTTTAG
- a CDS encoding formate hydrogenlyase maturation HycH family protein gives MPGKVKFFKLCKRFVDEKDAPPEVKQLEYYALAIGHHIGVVDCLSPVMVMEEEDYFKWISKLPQGKARSKLEGLAKWGELEINRDHVSPLVAALAQASTSFLPEEKKWADCLLQLLQSIKKEPAIYLVVRLSEGASDYSGQRADGR, from the coding sequence ATGCCGGGTAAGGTAAAATTCTTTAAGCTGTGCAAGAGGTTTGTGGATGAAAAAGACGCCCCGCCCGAGGTTAAGCAGCTAGAGTATTATGCCCTGGCCATCGGTCACCATATAGGAGTGGTCGATTGTTTGTCGCCCGTTATGGTTATGGAAGAGGAAGACTATTTTAAATGGATCAGTAAACTGCCCCAGGGGAAAGCCAGGAGCAAGCTGGAAGGCCTGGCCAAGTGGGGAGAACTAGAGATAAATAGAGACCATGTTTCCCCATTAGTAGCGGCACTGGCCCAAGCTTCTACCAGCTTCCTTCCGGAGGAGAAGAAATGGGCCGACTGCCTGCTACAGCTTCTCCAATCCATAAAAAAAGAACCAGCTATATATCTGGTGGTGAGGCTAAGTGAAGGGGCTAGTGATTACAGTGGGCAACGAGCTGATGGGCGATGA
- the hyfE gene encoding hydrogenase 4 membrane subunit: MSGTSIVNALAVLLILTSMLVVETRKLRTAAYMYSLQSLVLVAIFLSLAVFMEAEPLYIWSLTALVTKTFLVPYLIIRTLKKVGIQEEGRAPETSSSVFLAVCLVALSFAVVEPFHMQALLKLKVALAVSIAHFLLGLLCILARKNALKQILGYCLMENGSHLTLAIMAYNAPETVEIGILTDAIFAVLIMTIIARRLFQDFGTLDTDKLTLLKG; the protein is encoded by the coding sequence GTGTCCGGCACTAGTATAGTCAACGCCCTGGCTGTGCTGCTCATCCTGACCTCCATGCTGGTGGTAGAAACCCGGAAGCTCCGGACGGCGGCGTACATGTACAGCCTCCAGTCCCTGGTCCTGGTGGCGATTTTTCTATCCCTGGCCGTATTTATGGAAGCAGAACCGCTGTACATCTGGTCCCTTACTGCCCTCGTCACTAAGACCTTCCTGGTGCCCTATCTCATCATAAGGACCCTCAAAAAGGTAGGTATCCAGGAGGAAGGGCGGGCACCGGAGACAAGTTCGTCTGTTTTTCTAGCTGTGTGCCTGGTGGCTTTATCCTTCGCGGTAGTAGAACCTTTTCATATGCAAGCCTTACTGAAGTTGAAGGTTGCACTCGCTGTTTCTATAGCTCATTTTCTACTGGGCTTGCTCTGTATACTGGCTAGAAAAAATGCGCTCAAGCAGATATTGGGCTATTGCCTCATGGAGAACGGGTCGCATTTGACCCTGGCCATCATGGCCTACAATGCCCCTGAAACCGTGGAAATCGGTATCCTGACTGACGCTATTTTTGCCGTCCTGATCATGACAATTATTGCCAGGCGCCTCTTCCAAGATTTCGGCACCCTGGACACCGATAAGCTCACACTACTAAAGGGTTAG
- a CDS encoding hydrogenase 4 subunit D, whose protein sequence is MVWYALGSILLPVWGSSLVPFLPERHVKKVAQFFSFLAFVSGLLLLLAFAADRTSFTRELVTVGGITYYGITIDTLSVLVNFLVVFIGWLICTYSAGYMSPDNREHPIKEGIPRFYALMLLFIGSMAGVVFSSTLLGLLFFFEMTGLCSWGLIGFYGDQKSRRSALWAIALTHTAALGLYVATAYLYVNTGSFSVTALNKLTDAGKTLAFIGILIACWGKSAQLPFHPWLPRAMVAPTPVSAYLHAASMVKVGVYIFARTVLAAGSVPQVIGEIGAIMATVTMIYGFIMYFPQDDMKRLLAYSTITQLSYIFLALSLYIYGSKMALNGAVAHIFNHAFAKGLFFLVAGALSYTTATRQLSMLKGILNKVPVVGLGYIAAAMAITGVPPFNGFFSKFMIITGGFEIGKHHPLILILIIVTLIESVGSFIWFLKWMGANVLGTPSEVVARAAEPPGAIKFVLVLLMIMTLISQYLALILLS, encoded by the coding sequence ATGGTTTGGTATGCGCTGGGAAGCATTTTGCTGCCAGTATGGGGAAGTTCCCTTGTGCCATTTTTACCGGAGCGACACGTGAAAAAGGTGGCTCAGTTTTTCTCCTTCCTGGCTTTTGTCAGCGGTTTGCTTCTGCTGCTCGCTTTTGCTGCCGACCGCACAAGTTTTACCCGGGAACTGGTGACTGTAGGCGGTATCACCTATTATGGTATAACTATAGATACCCTAAGCGTTTTAGTTAACTTCTTGGTAGTTTTCATCGGCTGGCTCATCTGCACCTACTCGGCCGGGTATATGAGCCCTGACAACAGAGAGCATCCAATCAAAGAAGGGATTCCCAGGTTTTATGCCCTCATGCTGCTTTTTATCGGCTCTATGGCAGGCGTGGTCTTTTCTTCCACGCTGCTGGGGCTTCTGTTCTTCTTTGAAATGACCGGTCTCTGCTCGTGGGGTTTGATCGGATTTTATGGCGATCAAAAATCCCGCAGGTCCGCACTGTGGGCGATTGCCCTCACTCACACCGCCGCGCTGGGACTCTATGTGGCTACGGCCTATCTCTATGTAAACACCGGCAGCTTCTCGGTGACCGCCCTTAACAAATTAACGGACGCCGGGAAAACCCTGGCCTTTATCGGGATCTTAATCGCCTGCTGGGGCAAGTCCGCCCAGCTTCCTTTTCATCCTTGGCTGCCCCGGGCGATGGTGGCGCCGACCCCGGTAAGCGCCTATTTGCATGCCGCTTCCATGGTTAAGGTTGGCGTATACATCTTTGCCCGAACCGTCCTGGCAGCGGGGTCGGTTCCCCAGGTGATCGGCGAGATCGGGGCGATCATGGCCACAGTCACCATGATATACGGTTTTATCATGTATTTCCCGCAGGATGATATGAAGCGACTGCTAGCCTACTCTACGATCACCCAACTCTCTTACATTTTCCTGGCCCTCTCCCTTTATATCTACGGTTCCAAGATGGCCTTAAATGGTGCGGTGGCCCACATCTTTAACCACGCTTTTGCTAAGGGCCTGTTCTTCTTGGTTGCCGGTGCGCTGTCCTATACAACCGCTACACGCCAGCTCTCGATGCTCAAGGGGATTCTAAATAAAGTTCCGGTAGTTGGATTGGGTTATATTGCGGCTGCCATGGCCATTACAGGCGTTCCTCCTTTCAATGGTTTTTTCAGCAAATTTATGATCATAACTGGCGGTTTCGAAATTGGTAAGCACCATCCGCTGATCCTTATCCTAATTATCGTTACGCTTATAGAGTCTGTAGGAAGTTTCATCTGGTTCCTTAAGTGGATGGGAGCCAACGTCTTGGGCACACCTTCGGAGGTAGTGGCCCGTGCTGCTGAACCGCCCGGGGCCATCAAATTTGTTCTCGTCCTTCTTATGATCATGACGCTGATTTCCCAGTACCTCGCTTTGATCTTGTTAAGCTAG